GTGAAGGACAACGACTGGGTCGAGGCGGTCAACCGCAACGGCGTGGTCGCCGCCCGCGCCATCGTCTCGCACCGCATGCCCGAGGGCACCGTCTACATGCACCACGCCCAGGACCGCCTCATCGACGTGCCCCGCACCGAGACCACCGGCCGGCGAGGCGGCATCCACAACTCCCTGACCCGCCTGCTGATCAAACCCAGCCACCTCATCGGCGGCTACGCCCAGCTGACATACGCCTTCAACTACCTCGGCCCCACCGGCAACCAGCGCGACGAGGTCACCGTCATCCGCCGCCGCAGCAACCAGGAGGTGACGTACTGATGCGCGTGATGGCTCAGATGGCGATGGTGATGAACCTCGACAAGTGCATCGGCTGCCACACCTGCTCGGTCACCTGCAAGCAGGCGTGGACCAACCGCACCGGCGTCGAGTATGTGTGGTTCAACAACGTCGAGACCCGCCCCGGCCAGGGCTACCCCCGCCGCTACGAGGACCAGGACAAGTGGCGCGGCGGCTGGGAGCTGAACAAGAAGGGCCGTCTCGCGCTGAAGGCGGGCGGCCGGTTCAAGAAGCTGATCCAGATCTTCTCCAACCCCGTCCTGCCGTCCCTGGACCACTACTACGAGCCCTGGACCTACGACTACGAGACGCTCACCAACGCCCCGCTGCAGGAGCACACCCCGGTTGCCCGCCCCAAGTCCCTGATCTCCGGCAAGGACATGAAGATCGCCTGGTCGGCGAACTGGGACGACGACCTCGGCGGATCGGCCGCGACCAGCGAGAAGGACGTGCTGCTCAACCAGGTCTCGGAGAAGATCAAGTTCGAGTTCGAGCAGACCTTCATGTTCTATCTGCCGCGGATCTGCGAGCACTGCCTCAACCCGTCCTGCGCGGCGTCCTGCCCCTCCGGCGCCATCTACAAGCGGGAGGAGGACGGCATCGTCCTGGTCGACCAGGACCGCTGCCGGGGCTGGCGCATGTGCGTGACGGGCTGCCCGTACAAGAAGGTGTACTTCAACCACCGCACCGGCAAGGCCGAGAAGTGCACCTTCTGCTTCCCGCGCGTCGAGGTGGGCCTGCCCACCGTCTGCTCCGAGACCTGTGTCGGCCGGCTGCGCTACATCGGCCTCGTCCTCTACGACGCCGACCGCGTCCTGGAAGCCGCCTCCACACCCGACGACACCGGACTGTACGAAGCCCAGCGACAGGTCTTCCTTGACCCCGACGACCCTCAGGTCATCGCCGCAGCCGAGAAGGCGGGCATCCCCCGGGACTGGATCGAAGCCGCCCAGCGCTCACCGATCCACGCACTGATCAACACGTACAAGGTGGCCCTGCCTCTGCACCCGGAGTACCGGACGATGCCCATGGTCTGGTACATTCCGCCGCTGTCGCCGGTGGTCGACGCCGTCCGTGACACCGGCCGCGACGCCGAGGATCACCAGAACCTGTTCGCGGCCGTCGAGTCCCTGCGTATCCCCGTCGACTACCTCGCCCAGCTGTTCACCGCGGGCGACCCGGCACCGGTTGACGCGGTCCTGCGCCGGCTGGCAGCGATGCGGGCGTACATGCGTGACATCAACCTCGGCCGCGAGCCCGATGCCGCGATCCCGAAGGCCGTGGGCATGGGCGAAGAACAGATGTACGACATGTATCGGCTGCTGGCCCTGGCCAAGTACGACGAGCGGTACGTCATTCCGCCCGCGCACGCCGAACAGGCCCACAAACTCGAAGAGTTGGCCACCGAGTGCAGCCTCGACTACGAGGGCGGCCCCGGCATGGGCGGCTCGGGCCCCTTCGGTGAGACCTCCGGCGGTGCCGCCCCGATCGCGGTGGAGAACTTCCACGCCCTGCGCGACCGGCAGACCGCCGACACCCCGGCCACGCCCAGCGACAAGGCCACCCGAGTCAACCTCCTCAACTGGGACGGCAAAAGCTCCCCTCCCGGCCTGTTCCCGGACAAACCATCCGGCAGCGGCGTCGGCGCGGCCGGCGACGGGGAGGTCGAGCCGAAACCATGAAACAGAAGACCACGCGCGCGGCCCGCACCGAGTCCTGGCACTCCCACGCCTGGCAGGCCCAGTCCCTGCTGCTCGCCTACCCCGACGACCAGTTCGAGCAGCGCCTGGCGCTGGCCGGTCAGGTCACCGCCACCCTGCCGGAACCCGTCGCCCGCCCCCTCCTCCGCTTCACCACGCACGCCGGGCGGACCGCCACCGCCGACTTGGCCACCTCCTACGTCGCCACCTTCGACCACCGCAAACGCTGCTGCCCCTATCTGACGTACTACGCCCACGGCGACACCCGGAAGCGTGGCATCGGCCTGCTGCGGTTGAAGCAGACCTATGCGGCGGCCGGCTGGCGCCTGGGCGACGACGAGCTGCCCGACCACCTCGCCGTTGTCCTCGAGTTCGCCGCCACCGAACCGGGCACGGGAGCGCGTCTGCTCACCGAACACCGTGCCGGCCTGGAACTCCTGCGCCTGGCCCTGACCGACGACGGCTCGCCCTGGGCTCACGTCCTGGACTCCGTCTCGGCCACCCTGCCCGCCCTCGCCGGCGACGACCGCGAGGCGGTCATGCGCCTGGCCGCCCAGGGCCCGCCCGAGGAGCAGGTCGGCCTCGATCCGTACGCATCCCCCGTGTTCCTGCCCGACCCCGTCGTAGGAGGTCCCCGATGACTGCGCCCGCGCAACCCCTCACCCTGGCGGCCGAGACGGGCACCGGCGGCATTCTGCTGTGGGTCGTGCTGCCGTACGTCGTCCTCGCGGTGTTCGTGCTCGGCCATGTCTGGCGCTACCGCTACGACAAGTTCGGCTGGACCACCCGCTCCTCCCAGCTGTACGAGAGGCGGCTGCTGCGCGTCGGCAGCCCGCTGTTCCACTTCGGGATCCTGGTCGTACTCCTCGGCCACATCGGCGGCCTGGTCATTCCGGAGAGCTGGACCGAAGAGGTCGGTATCAGCGAGGACGCCTACCACGTGTCGGCCGTTGTCCTCGGGACGATCGCGGGCGTCGCCACCGTGGGCGGACTGGCCATCCTGATCTACCGACGCCGCACCGTCGGGCCCGTGTTCTCAGCCACCACCCGCAATGACAAGGCCATGTACGTCTCCCTGACGGTGACCATCGCCCTGGGCCTGGCCGCCACGGTGGCCGCGAACATCGTGGGCGGCGGCTACAACTACCGGGAAACGATCTCCCCCTGGTTCCGCTCCATCTTCTACCTCCAGCCCGACCCCGCCCTGATGGCCGAAGCCCCGGTGCTCTTCCAACTTCACGCGATCAGCGCCCTCCTGCTGTTCGCGGCTTGGCCGTTCACCCGGCTCGTGCACATGCTCACCGCACCGCTCGGCTACCTCACCCGCCCCTACATCGTCTACCGCAGTCGCGACACTCAGCTCGGCGCCCGCGCCCCGCGCCGTGGCTGGGACCGCGTGGGATCATGAAAAGCCAGGCCGGGAAACGAGTGAGGCGCTGGGGCTGACAGTCGGGACTGGTCGGGCCGGTACGTCAGATACGGAGTACCGACAACTTGACTACGTTCTCTTGCTGTCCGACGGCTTCTGCCGAGGTCTCCGGCCCGTTCCGCAAGCAGAACGGGCCGGGAGGCCATCATGAGCAGGACGGCGAACCACACCAGGGTGGTCCAGGCCGCCTTCTCCGCGGCCAGGTCGCCCCAGGTCAGTACGCCGGTCACGAGCAGCAGTGCCACGCCGGTGAAGGCGGAGACGGTGGCGGACAGGTCCCAGACCTGGCCGCCGACCGACCGCAGCAGGAGCAGCAGGACGAAGACGCCTGCCATGGTCCATTCCTGGCGGGACATCCGGCCCAGCTCGGCGAGCTGAGCGCGGGCCTGGTCCGGGGCCTCGGGGGTGGCGCGGACGGCAGGCGGGAAGACGCGGTACAGCAGCGCGGGGAGCACCAGCAGGGCCACCAGTCCGGGCACGATGGCCGCGAGCGCTCAGGAGCTCCAGCTGAGGGCGATGCCGTGGTCGGCGGCGAGCTTCTGCACCAGGGGGTTGGCGGCCACGGAGGTCAGGAACATGGCGCTGGTGACCGTGTTGATCTGCATGGCGGTCACGCTGAGGTAGGCGCCGAGCTTGCGGCGGCTTTCGTCGCCGGGGTGCGAGCCGGCGTTGGTGCTGAGCGAGCCGATGACGGGTTGACGACGCCGCCGTAGCGGGCGGTGTTGCTCGGGGTGGCCGGGGCGAGCACCAGGTCGGTGAGGGTGATGCCGTAGGCCAGCCCCAGGCTGCTGCGGCCCAGGGCACGGACGAACAGCAGGGCGATGCGACGGCCGAGGCCGGTCTTGGTGAATCCCAGTGAGATGAAGAACGCGGCCACGATCAGCCAGATGGTCGGCTCGGAGAAGCCGCCGAGCGCGACGTCCGGCTCCAGCGTGCCGGTGATCATCGCCGCTGTCAGGCCGACGAGGGCGACCGCGCCGAGTGGCAGCGGCTGCAAGATCAGGCCCAGTACGGTGCCGGTGAAGATGGCGAGTACCGCCCACCCGCCGGCCTTGATTCCGTCCGGCTGCGGCAGCAGGTAGACGGTCAGACCCACGGCCACGGGGACGGCCCACTTCAGTGCTGTCCCTGTCGTGGCGGCACGCGCCTTGGCCGGGGCAGGGGACGGCGCCGACCTGGCTGGTGTTCCTTCTGCGTCCCGGAAGGGGCTCATCGTTGCCAGCCCGTGGGTGGGGCCCGGCATGTCTCGGACGACTCAGCCGGACCAGGGTCGAGTTTGCGCCTCCACGGTGACGTTTGGGGAGGAGACCAGGCGCGAGGTGACCGGCCCTCGTCGTGGGGCCGCACGGCACCGAGGAGGGAGCGTGTTGGTCCCGCCCCCGCCCCGGGGCTCAGGCGTCCGTCTGCGTGGGGAGAGGCACGGTCCATTCCGCGATGGTGCCGGTGGGTTCGTTCGGCGTGAGAGTGAAGCCGCCACCGAGGTCGGTGGCGCGCCGACGGAGGTTGTCCAGGCCGCTGCGCCGGGTGACGGCCGGGTCGATGCCGCTGCCGTTGTCGGCGACGCGCAGGTGGAGCCGTCGGCCGTCCGTCTCGGCGGTGACCTCGACGGCGGTGGCGTGCGCGTGCCGGGCGGCGTTGGAGAGCGTCTCGCGCAGGACAGCGAGCAGGTGCTCGGCATGGTCCGCGGGCACGTCGGTGTCGAGCAGGCCGGTCATGCGCAGGGCGGGAGTGAAGCCGAGCACGTCGGCGGCCTGGTCGGTCTCGGCCAGAAGCCTTGCGCGCAGCCCGCCGCGGCTGTCGGAGCGGTCGCGCTCGTGCAGCGCGTAGATCGTGCCTCGTACGGTCTTGATGGTGTCGTCGAGGTCGTCGACCACGCGCTGGACGCGCTCGGCCACCTCGGGCCGGTCGGAAATCCGGCCGAGTACGGAATTGAGGGTCAGGCCGGAGGCGAAGAGCCGTTGGATGGCAAGGTCGTGCAGGTCGCGAGCGATGCGGTCGCGGTCGGTCAGGACCACAAGGTGTTCGGCCTCGCGCCGGTGCTCGGCGATCTCCAGGGCGAGTGCGGCCTGGTCGGCAAAGCTGTCGATCATGGCCATGGTGGCGTCGGAGAACTCCGCGCCGCCGGGCAGGTTGGCCACCTGCAAAACTCCGCGCACGTTCTCGCCGCCGCCGAGAGGGAGCAGGAACCCCGGCCCCAGGCCCAGCTGTGCCGCTGAACCGCCACCGGCCTGCGGCTCGGCGGACAGCGCACTGCTGCTGATCCGCTGGTTGGAGTGGTAGACCTTCGCGGCCAGTGTGGTGGCCGGCAGGACCAGTCCTCGCACCTGCTCGGCGCCCTCGCCGTCGGCGGCCTCGATCACCAGCTCCTCGCCGCCGTCGAACCGTACCGCCAGCGTCACCAGGTCGGCGCCGGACAGCGTCCGGACGGTGGCGGCGACCTGATGCAGAACCTGGTCCGGGTCGGTGCCCGACAGCAGGCTGCGGGTCAGTTCGCTGCTCGCCGCCAGCCACTGCTCCCGGCGCCGGGAGCCCTCGTACAGGCGGGCGTTGTCGATGGCCACACCGGCCGCGGCCGCGAGCGTACGCAGCACCGCCTCGTCATCGTCGTCGAACTCCGACCCTCCGCGCTTGTCGGTCAGGTACAGGTTTCCGAAGACCTGGTCGCGCACGCGCACCGGCGCGCCCAGGAAGGTGGTCATCGGCGGATGCCCCGCGGGGAAGCCGACCGAGTCGGAGTGGCGGCCCAGGTTGGCCAGGCGCAGCGGCTCCGGCTCCCTGATCAGGAGTCCCAGGATGCCATGGCCCTCGGGATAATGGCCGATGGCACGGATGGTGTCCTCGTCCATGCCGACCGTGATGAACTGCCGGATCTTCCCTTCCTCGCCCAGCACGCCGAGGGCCCCGTACTGGGCGTCCACCAGGGTGACCGCGGACTCGGTGATCCGCCGCAGCACCACGTCGAGATCCAGATCGGTGCCGATGGTGAGGACCGCGTCCAGCAGCGTGTGCACCCGGTCCCTGGCCGCGCGAACCCGCTCCACCTGCGCCTGCAGGCCCTCCAGCAACTCATCCAGCCGCAACTGGGGTGCCGCCGGGCCGCCCCTGCGCCCCTGCGCTGGACTCTCCGCCATTTCCGCTCCCTCCGGAAAAGGTGCCGTTGGCACCTTCTCATCATGCCCGAATGGCTCTGCTTGCACCCGAACGCCTGTGTTGGACGGCCGCCCCAGATCCTATGGCCCTGCGACGTGTGTGAACGATGCGCGGTGTGAGATCCCGGCGGGCGCCACCCACCGCACCCCTCCCGGGGTCATTCACAGCCGCCCCGCGGAGTGGATGCCGTTCGGCCGCTTCTCGGAGACGAATGGCCCTGGCCGGGGCGGCGGGATCGCACAGACCCTGGGAACAAGGATGCAGGGAGCGTTCCGGTGGACGGCTCAGACGCTGCGGTACGCCGACCGTCGCGGGTCAGCCGCAGCGTGCTGGGCCGCCTGATCCTGGAGGGTCCGAGGCCGTTCGTGCCAAGGGCGACGAAGGACTGCCGGTAAGGCTGGCCACACGGCTGTTCGTCAAGGCCGGTCATGAGTGGACGAAGAGTCAACTCATTGTCAGCCCGCCCCGGCCAGGTTGAGCAGCGGTTCGGACGAAGCCATCCGGCTGTGGTCGGGGCATGCCGTTATGCCGGGATCGATGGGAGGGTTGCGCAGTGCCGTCCCGGACGGGGGTCTGACTCATGAGATCTATGACCGAAGTGTCCAGTCACAGGCATGTCGACTGTCGTTACGGGATGGCGCCTGCTGGTACCGAGCCACAGGGCGTGTCCCAATAGGGGCCTTGCCGACGATCAGGCGCCATCACGGTTCAGACCGCCCGGGCAGGCCGGTGCCATCCACCCAGCACGTCACCACGCGGGAGGCGAACCACCATGACGACCAGACAGCGCAGCACCTCCTCCAGCATGAATCCTTCCGTTCGGGGCGAGGTCGTCCTGGGCGTGGACACGCACGGCGAGGTTCATGTTGCCGCCGTGCTCTCTCCGCTGGGGAAGGTCCTGGGAACCGAGTCCTTTCCGGCCACGGCGGCCGGCTACCGTCGGCTGCTCGCCTGGGCCGGCAAGCTGGGGACGGTGCGCCGGGCCGGTGTGGAGGGCACCGGCACCTTCGGCGCGGGCCTGGCCCGTTACCTGCTGGCGCAGCAGGTCGAGGTATATGAGGTGAACCGGCCGGATCGCTCGGCCCGTCGGCTGCTGGGGAAGTCGGACCCGCTCGACGCGCAGGCCGCCGCGCGGGCCGTGCTCAGCGGTCGCGCCCGGGCCCGGGCCAAGTCCGGCGACGGTCCGGTGCACAGCGCCCGGATCTTCAAGCTCGCCAAGGACTCCGCGGTCAAGGCTCGTACCCAGGCGATCAACCAGCTCAAGGCCGTCCTGGTCATCGCCGATCCCGCACTGCGGGAACGGCTGACCAGCCTCGGCAACGCCGAACTCTTCCGCACCTGCGCGCGCCTCGGCCCACCCGACGATGAAGGAGAAGAGGACGCGGTGGCCCAGGCCACCCAGATGACCCTGAGCATGCTCGCCCAGCGCATCGAACAGCTCACCGCGCAGATCAATGAGCTGAACCAGCGCCTGATCCGGCTCGTCGAACGCCACGCCCCACAGCTGCTCGTACCGGTGGGCATCGGCCCGGACAGCGCCGCCACTCTCCTGATCACCATGGGAGACAATCCCGAGCGGCTGAACACCGAGGCGTCCTTTGCTGCCCTTTGCGGAGTCAGCCCCATCGAGTACTCCTCTGGCCGGCGGAGCACGCGTCGGCTCAACTACGGCGGCGACCGCCAGGCGAACGCCGCCCTGCACCGCATCGTCTTCACCCGGCTGCGCCACGACCCCCGCACCCAGGCGTACTTCGAACGCCGCACGCAGGAGGGCAAGACCCGACGTGAGATCATCCGATGCCTCAAGCGGTATGCCGCCCGAGAGGTCTTCAACCTGGTCAGACCGGTTTCCAGCGCCCCCGCGTTATAGGGGCGTCCGTGCTCGGCCGCACCACACTGACAGAGCAGACAACCCCTGAGCCGAGCACCGCTCCAAGACGTTGCCCTTGGCCTCAACACCACCCCAACCGGCGGCTGGAGTCAACGCATAGAGCCTCCACCAATCCCGGAGCGGTTCGCCGAGACCGTGCAGCCAGCGCAGCCCGCCGCCCTCACCCGCCACCGGCGTAGTCACCAAGGCATCCGCCGCCGGGGGCCTACCCACCACCGACAACGGCGGCTAACGTCAGGTCTCTTGAGCGCCGATGTGCCGACACGAGGCAGGTCGCCTCCGACGTCGTCGGGCTTTCCTTCATACGGATCCGGACAGGCGGTTCGAATGAAAAAGATCAAAATGATCCTCATCCAGGCCGACGACAGCGGGAATTACGGAACCTACTTCAATTCACCACCCCTCGGCATTCATCGCATCAGGAAATGGCTGGAGAGTGAGTTTAGGGAAAGAATCGAAATGACCTGCTTCGATCCCAACCTCTATGCGGACGCCCGCGAGACACTCAATGATCTCCTAGAGGCAGTGCAATTCGATATCGTGGGGTACAGCCCTCTGCATGACACCCTATCGCGGGACGTCGGCCACATGCTGGACGCCGGCGGCATACTCCCGCACGCATTACATATAGCAGGAGGCCAGCAAGCGGGACTCTCGCGGGAGCTGCTTTTCCCGCATGTCCCGAATCTCAGTCTGATCGCTCGCGGGGAAGGCGAAAAATCTCTCACCGAACTGGTGGAAAAGGTTCACAAGTACGGGATCGATGCGATCAGGAGGAATCCACGGCAGTATTTGTCTCGGGTCCGGGGATTTTACATCAGAGACGGTGGAAAGTCATTCTTCACCGGATATCCCGAACCGTTCACGGCGGAAGAATTTACACGCGCCACACTCGCAGTGGACTTCACGGATGTGGGGCTGGATCTGTACTGGGACCAGTTGAAGGCCCACTATTCCGCGGAGCAGCTCGGCGACCCGGTCCTGTTGGGGAAGATCCTCACCATCAAGCCGTACACGAGTAACTACTGCCCTCTGGGCTGTGCATTCTGCAGCACGACGACCTTTCACCGCGACGGCAACGGCCGGACCGCCAGGGTCATCGCCATCCGCAAACACGACTTGGCCGCGTACGTGCGGAGTCTGCTCCTGAAGAATCCGCAGGCCCGGAAGGTGATGTTCAAGGATGACCTGTTCTTCCTTAGGGGCGGTTCGCGGAGCGATCTCCTGGAGGATCTCCAAGCTCTTGAGGACGTTCGGCACGAGATGCACGCCCTCGACGGCAGGGACGTCACTTATCACGGCAAGGCCCGGGTCGACACCTGGGTCGACCCGAGGACCCTCACGGTCGACACCCGCCTTCTCGAAGCCACGCGGCGCGCGGGATTCACCGGGGTGAGCATGGGCCTGGAGACCTTCGATCCTGATGAACTGGAGGCGTACAACAAGAAGCTCGGGCCCCGCGGGGCTGAGATCAACCGGTTGGCGTTGGATGCCTGCCGACGATACGGGATGAACGTGGTCTCCTACATCATCCTGTCCGGCCTGTACTCGACAGTAAAATCGCTGACCCAGAACGTCCGCTGGATCACGCGGTCCTTGTCGGACGGACACGTCATGCGCATTAATGATCGGCTCTTCAGTCTGCCCGGCACGAAAATAGATCTGGACCTGCGGGAAAGCGGCGAGGGAATCACCCTTGAAACAGATTCCCCCGTGGTAGGACACGAGCACATCCGGGTCAGGCGTGTAGTGTCCGTCTTCCCCCGGGATCCCGAGGCCCGAGAGGTGATGGACGAATTCGAGAGGTCACTCGCGTCCTCGCGAAGAGAGTGGCAGCAGAGACTTGGGGTGAGTCACTGGATTCCTGAGGTCGAAGGTCCGCACAAGATGTGGCTGCTCAATCGGGTCCTGGCCGGGCGCGCGCACCTGCCCGCCGGGGAGAGCGAGCGGATCGAGGAGACGCTGGAGGGCATGCTGCTCGGTTACAGCGGCTCCCACAGATCCGTCTCGAACGAGCAGACCACCGCCTGACCGAAGGATGTCCGCGGGCCGAGGGGAAGGACGTTGGTGGAGCGCGTACTCGTCACCGGAAGCAACGGATTCATCGGCTCACACCTGGTCGAGTACCTGGCCGGGCTCGGTCTGTCGGTCCTGGCCGTCGACCACCGGCCACCGCGCTTCGGAGAGCCCTGGCGGCGGCCCGGCGTGCGCACCCTCGACGTCGACCTGCGGACCGATCCGCTCGGGGAGCTGGTTGAAGGACGCGACGTGGTCTTCCACCTCGCCGCACGGCCGGGAGTGCGAGGCTCCTGGGGAGCGGATTTCGGCGACTACCTCTCCGCCAACGTCACCGCGACCCACAGGCTCGTGAACGCTTGTGTCAACGGCGGCGTACCGCGCTTGGTGTTCGCGTCCTCGTCGAGCGTCTACGGGGAGGCCGCAGGGCCGAGTTCGGAGGGCGACGCTTGCCGGCCGCTGTCGCCGTACGGCGTGACCAAGCTGGCGGCCGAGCAGCTGTGCCTCGCCTACGCGCGCCGTCCCGGCAGCCCGCTCAGTGTCGTCGCGTTGCGCTACTTCACGGTCTATGGTCCGCGTCAGCGCCCCGACATGGCCTTCTCCCGGATGTTGTTCGCCTGCTACTCGGGCGTGCCGTTCAGGATGTTCGGCGACGGTACGCAGAAGCGGGAGTTCACCTACGTCGGCGATGTCGTCGACGCGACGGTCGCGGCGGCGGGGACAGCGGCCCGAGACGAGATCGTCAACGTGAGCGGCGGCGCGAGCGTGTCGCTGCTCGACGCGCTCACGGTGGCCGCCGCGGTCACGGGACGACGCGTTCCGCTGGACGTGACCGGCGCACGGCCGGGTGACGCGCGGGCCACCGTGGCCGATCCGTCGCACGCTCGGCGGCTGCTCGACCACCGGCCCCGGGTGTCCCTCGCCGAGGGCCTGGCGCGGCAGGCTCGGTGGCTGCGTGGCCTCGACCAGGACCAGCTCAAGGTCTTCGTCGCCGAGGAGGGCCGGTAGCCGCCGTCGGGCCCGCACGGAAGTCGGGCCTGGTGGCCGGTCGCTGCTCCGTCGACCGTCTGTCCGCTCTTCGGAGAACAACCGGGTGTGCACCGGGCCACCGGCCGCGCATCGGGCGTAAGCGCGCCCTACCTCACACTGGGCCACCAGTGATGTCGGCCTGCCTGATCAGTCCCGGCGGCCCGGGACCTCGCCCACCAGCTCCGGCCAGTGCCCGGTGA
Above is a window of Streptomyces sp. NBC_00490 DNA encoding:
- the narH gene encoding nitrate reductase subunit beta, with the protein product MRVMAQMAMVMNLDKCIGCHTCSVTCKQAWTNRTGVEYVWFNNVETRPGQGYPRRYEDQDKWRGGWELNKKGRLALKAGGRFKKLIQIFSNPVLPSLDHYYEPWTYDYETLTNAPLQEHTPVARPKSLISGKDMKIAWSANWDDDLGGSAATSEKDVLLNQVSEKIKFEFEQTFMFYLPRICEHCLNPSCAASCPSGAIYKREEDGIVLVDQDRCRGWRMCVTGCPYKKVYFNHRTGKAEKCTFCFPRVEVGLPTVCSETCVGRLRYIGLVLYDADRVLEAASTPDDTGLYEAQRQVFLDPDDPQVIAAAEKAGIPRDWIEAAQRSPIHALINTYKVALPLHPEYRTMPMVWYIPPLSPVVDAVRDTGRDAEDHQNLFAAVESLRIPVDYLAQLFTAGDPAPVDAVLRRLAAMRAYMRDINLGREPDAAIPKAVGMGEEQMYDMYRLLALAKYDERYVIPPAHAEQAHKLEELATECSLDYEGGPGMGGSGPFGETSGGAAPIAVENFHALRDRQTADTPATPSDKATRVNLLNWDGKSSPPGLFPDKPSGSGVGAAGDGEVEPKP
- a CDS encoding sensor histidine kinase; this encodes MAESPAQGRRGGPAAPQLRLDELLEGLQAQVERVRAARDRVHTLLDAVLTIGTDLDLDVVLRRITESAVTLVDAQYGALGVLGEEGKIRQFITVGMDEDTIRAIGHYPEGHGILGLLIREPEPLRLANLGRHSDSVGFPAGHPPMTTFLGAPVRVRDQVFGNLYLTDKRGGSEFDDDDEAVLRTLAAAAGVAIDNARLYEGSRRREQWLAASSELTRSLLSGTDPDQVLHQVAATVRTLSGADLVTLAVRFDGGEELVIEAADGEGAEQVRGLVLPATTLAAKVYHSNQRISSSALSAEPQAGGGSAAQLGLGPGFLLPLGGGENVRGVLQVANLPGGAEFSDATMAMIDSFADQAALALEIAEHRREAEHLVVLTDRDRIARDLHDLAIQRLFASGLTLNSVLGRISDRPEVAERVQRVVDDLDDTIKTVRGTIYALHERDRSDSRGGLRARLLAETDQAADVLGFTPALRMTGLLDTDVPADHAEHLLAVLRETLSNAARHAHATAVEVTAETDGRRLHLRVADNGSGIDPAVTRRSGLDNLRRRATDLGGGFTLTPNEPTGTIAEWTVPLPTQTDA
- a CDS encoding NAD-dependent epimerase/dehydratase family protein yields the protein MERVLVTGSNGFIGSHLVEYLAGLGLSVLAVDHRPPRFGEPWRRPGVRTLDVDLRTDPLGELVEGRDVVFHLAARPGVRGSWGADFGDYLSANVTATHRLVNACVNGGVPRLVFASSSSVYGEAAGPSSEGDACRPLSPYGVTKLAAEQLCLAYARRPGSPLSVVALRYFTVYGPRQRPDMAFSRMLFACYSGVPFRMFGDGTQKREFTYVGDVVDATVAAAGTAARDEIVNVSGGASVSLLDALTVAAAVTGRRVPLDVTGARPGDARATVADPSHARRLLDHRPRVSLAEGLARQARWLRGLDQDQLKVFVAEEGR
- a CDS encoding IS110 family transposase, with product MTTRQRSTSSSMNPSVRGEVVLGVDTHGEVHVAAVLSPLGKVLGTESFPATAAGYRRLLAWAGKLGTVRRAGVEGTGTFGAGLARYLLAQQVEVYEVNRPDRSARRLLGKSDPLDAQAAARAVLSGRARARAKSGDGPVHSARIFKLAKDSAVKARTQAINQLKAVLVIADPALRERLTSLGNAELFRTCARLGPPDDEGEEDAVAQATQMTLSMLAQRIEQLTAQINELNQRLIRLVERHAPQLLVPVGIGPDSAATLLITMGDNPERLNTEASFAALCGVSPIEYSSGRRSTRRLNYGGDRQANAALHRIVFTRLRHDPRTQAYFERRTQEGKTRREIIRCLKRYAAREVFNLVRPVSSAPAL
- the narJ gene encoding nitrate reductase molybdenum cofactor assembly chaperone → MKQKTTRAARTESWHSHAWQAQSLLLAYPDDQFEQRLALAGQVTATLPEPVARPLLRFTTHAGRTATADLATSYVATFDHRKRCCPYLTYYAHGDTRKRGIGLLRLKQTYAAAGWRLGDDELPDHLAVVLEFAATEPGTGARLLTEHRAGLELLRLALTDDGSPWAHVLDSVSATLPALAGDDREAVMRLAAQGPPEEQVGLDPYASPVFLPDPVVGGPR
- the narI gene encoding respiratory nitrate reductase subunit gamma encodes the protein MTAPAQPLTLAAETGTGGILLWVVLPYVVLAVFVLGHVWRYRYDKFGWTTRSSQLYERRLLRVGSPLFHFGILVVLLGHIGGLVIPESWTEEVGISEDAYHVSAVVLGTIAGVATVGGLAILIYRRRTVGPVFSATTRNDKAMYVSLTVTIALGLAATVAANIVGGGYNYRETISPWFRSIFYLQPDPALMAEAPVLFQLHAISALLLFAAWPFTRLVHMLTAPLGYLTRPYIVYRSRDTQLGARAPRRGWDRVGS
- a CDS encoding B12-binding domain-containing radical SAM protein; the encoded protein is MKKIKMILIQADDSGNYGTYFNSPPLGIHRIRKWLESEFRERIEMTCFDPNLYADARETLNDLLEAVQFDIVGYSPLHDTLSRDVGHMLDAGGILPHALHIAGGQQAGLSRELLFPHVPNLSLIARGEGEKSLTELVEKVHKYGIDAIRRNPRQYLSRVRGFYIRDGGKSFFTGYPEPFTAEEFTRATLAVDFTDVGLDLYWDQLKAHYSAEQLGDPVLLGKILTIKPYTSNYCPLGCAFCSTTTFHRDGNGRTARVIAIRKHDLAAYVRSLLLKNPQARKVMFKDDLFFLRGGSRSDLLEDLQALEDVRHEMHALDGRDVTYHGKARVDTWVDPRTLTVDTRLLEATRRAGFTGVSMGLETFDPDELEAYNKKLGPRGAEINRLALDACRRYGMNVVSYIILSGLYSTVKSLTQNVRWITRSLSDGHVMRINDRLFSLPGTKIDLDLRESGEGITLETDSPVVGHEHIRVRRVVSVFPRDPEAREVMDEFERSLASSRREWQQRLGVSHWIPEVEGPHKMWLLNRVLAGRAHLPAGESERIEETLEGMLLGYSGSHRSVSNEQTTA